The Stackebrandtia nassauensis DSM 44728 genome includes the window TGCGTTGGCAATCGATCGAGAAAGTCCTGAATCTGTTTCTCTGTCCCGAGCTCGGACGCCTCGTTCTCAATGTGGACGGCGGAATGCCCGATCTCCTGGCTTGCCCGTTCGGTGGCGATGGATGCCTTGGCCGAGTTTCCCTGCCAGGCGACGGCTTGCAGAAACACGAATATGCCTACCGTGAGCCCGGCGATCAATCGGGCGGTGGGTCCGAAGTGGTTGGCGATGCGGCGTCCGGCCACCAGCGGCGCGGGCCGACGCCTTCGCAGTCCAACCCGGGCGAGCGACCAGCCGACGAGAATGGTCGCCGACGCGATGACGGCGGGAAGCGTCACAGCTGTCCCCGCGATACTCGCGAACTTGACGAGGATGCTCGGTGGCGTCCGGGGCGGGAACAACACTTCGGAGAAGTACACGGCTGTGGCGACGCACACCGGACACAGGAGCGCCCACAACCACAATGACCTGCGCACCACCCCGACCGGACGCGTACTGGCGCCACCTCGCCGCGATCGTCGCACTCGCTTGTGTCGGTTGGTGTACACGGTCGTCGCCAGAACCAGGCATCCCGCCGCCAAGACCGCGGCACCCAGCCAGCCAGCTGATTCACGCAGGTCCGCGGACGAGAGAACGTAGCCGGTCACCGGTATCCGCACATCCACGATGGCGGGGACGGCGACCGCGAGTGCCGCCGCGGATGATCCCCAGACCACCGGTCGCCATGCTTCACCGACACTCAGCCAAGCCCGGTCGCCTCGCCGTCCCCCCAGGGCGGTGATCAGGGCGATGCGGCGATCGCGGGAGTGTGAACCGGTACGCGCCGCCACCAACGTCAACGCCAGTCCGGGAACCACGACCAGGATCGCCACCAGAAGCTGAAGAGCCCATTTAGGACTGTCGTGGGTGTAGTAGGTACCGCTGAACGGTGGGTCCGTGCTTCCGCCGAATCCGGCGATCTCCTGCACCCCGGTGTCGCCGGACGTCAACTCCTCGACGGGATTGACGAAGACCAACCGTTCGGAGGGGTCCGCCAACCCCTCCTGCCCGATGGATCCCGCGAGCTTGCCGTAACGCTTCGAGATTCCCTCGGCGGCACCCTCTCGAAGCAGCGCCGGAGAACCGAGGAACTCCCCCGGTTTCGGCCAGCGCCGAACTCCCGGCGGCACCGGCGCGTCCCGTGACGACGGTGAAACCAGCACCACATCGTACGCCCGGTGATCCTCCAGATCGTCGCTTGTGTACTTCAACAACAGGTCGGCTTTCGCGCCCCCGTTCGCGGAGGCGGGAATGGGTGTACGCGCTTGCGCCCGCTCATGTTTGCCGCCATATCCGACATCCACAGCGGCCAGCGCCGCCAACCCCACGGCGAGGACGAATGTGGCGAGCAGCAAAGCCACGTACCGAACTCCCCCCGACTCACCCCGGCGTCCCGCGACCGTCCCGATCGAGATCAAGCGGCTCGTCAGCGACCGCTTTCGCATCACGAAACGGCCTCCTTGATCGAAACGGTTTCCAGCGCGCCGTCAACGATGCTCACCACGCGATCCGCTCGTGCCGCCACCGCCAGGTCGTGCGTCACCAGCAGCATTCCGCAGGAGTGGCGTTTGGGCACGTCGAACAACATGCCAGCGGTCTTGTCACGGGCTTCGGCGTCCAGGGCACCGGTCGGCTCATCGGCCAACAGCAGCACCGGAGAGTTGATGAGCGCTCGGGCCACCGCGGTGCGTTGCCGTTCTCCGCCCGACAGCGAGGCGCTCGTCTTGGCCTCCGGCACCCCGAGCTCATCCAGCAGCGCCTGAGCGCGCTGGTAGATGTCGGCCGATGCCTTGCGCGCCAACATAGCCGCCAAGGCGACGTTCTCCACCGGACTGAGCTCCGGCAGCAACTCTCCGAACTGGAACACCATCCCGATCGACTCGGCCCGTGTCTTGGCCAGGCCCCGCGAACCCAGCTTGGTGATCTCGGTACCGGCCACCCGCACCGAACCCCGATCCGGTCGCAGCAGCCCCAATACACACGACAACAAGGTCGACTTGCCGGAGCCGCTGGGACCCAGCACCGCCAAGGTCTCCCCAATGGCCACCGACAGCTCCAGTCCGGAGAACAACCGGCGATTGCCGATGGCATAGTCCAGCTCGGTTATTTCCAGTGCGACACCATCCACATCGCTGTTCCGCAACGTGAAGCACCTCCCGTATTCCTCGTGACGGGATCGTCACTCATCTATTTGCGTGCACGAGACTGTACATTGGCCTCGCTCACCCGACGGCCGAGCTTTCACGCACGGCCAAGGGCGCGCAACCCCATGAGTACCGGTCACGCGCCCCATGGGATCAGGCAGTGAAGTGCTGGTATCCCGAGCAGTCGTCCTCTTCGTAGTCGAGCTGTATGCAGCCGCGGAACTTGTAGACCTTCCCCTCGGTGAGGTTGAGGTCGTGCACGTCCGTGGCTCCCTCCTCATACGGCCCCACCAGGGTGCTGAAGCTGGGGGATCCCTTTCTCGCGTACTCCAGGTAGATTCGGTTTCCGGCCGACTTCTGGCGGTAGAGATAGAACTTGTCGTCCGCGTGCTTGAATTCCACGTACCCGGCGTAATCCGGTTCCCCGAACGTGTACGTGTACACATTGATCTTCTCGTCCGAGCCCCGAGGCGATGGTCCGTCATCGGCCGCCGCCGGAGTCGACAGCAACCCGACGGTGCCGAGCGCGGCGAGAGTGGTCACCGCTACCGCCCTAATGGTTTTGCGCATGCGAATGCACCTTTCCGTCATTCTCGAAGGATGGTTCCCCGAACCGATTCCTTGGATTAATCCCGTTGAAGTTCTCCCCGGGGAGAACTTCAACCAACGTAGGCAGCTAATGCATGATCAACGCATGACAATCGCATGGGGACTGTCCTGCTCCTGTTGACACACCGCTATAGCCTGGCGCGCACGGTGTTTCAGCTTGCCCACGGGAGGAATTCATGGCACCTCGTTTCAGGTTGCTGGGCCCGGTTCACCTGGACGGCGATGTCCGCGCGATCACTCCCGCAACTCACCTTCGTCGCGGACTTCTCGTCTCGCTGGCCACCCGCCCCAACCACACGATTGCCTTCGAGCGCCTTCTCGACTGCCTGTGGACGGAACCGACAAGGTCCGCCCGATCCAACCTCCGCACTCAGCTTTCACTGCTGCGCAAGGATCTTGAGTCTGCTCAACCTGGCCTGTCACAGCGCCTGACTGTCATACGAGGTTCGCGATCCAGTGGTGGCGACGGGGGCGGAGTCCGTCTTGACGCCTCCGATGACGAGATCGATGTGCTGTGGGCACAAGATCTTCTGAACTCGGCGATCGAATACCTTCGCGGCCAGCCACAGCGACTGTCACAGGTGGAGGAACGCTGCCGTCACGCGTTGGGTTATTTCAGCGGCGACATCGGTGTCGACCTGCCGTCAACGGCCTGGTTCGACGAGCATCGCGAGCGAGTTCGGCGACTGCGACTCTCGCTTTTGGAGACCCAGTGCACGGTTCAGTTGCTGTCGGATCGCCCTGCCGCGCTGCTTCGGGACCTCGCCGATGAGTTGGAGAGCTTTCCGTTCCGGGAACCGTTGTGGCGCCTGCTCATCACCGGTCCCGCCATCGGCGGGGATATTCAGCAGAGCTTGTCCACATTCAACAGGTGCCGGATGACATATGGGGAGCTCGGGCTCGATCCACCGGGTAAGTTGATCGCGCTTCAGCGTCCGTTGCTGGACAACGACACCGATGTGTTGCGCAAGTTGTTGCGGGAGGGGTGAGGTGTGGGGGTGAGACAGGCGGCTCACCCCCACGGGTGTTAACCGAGGTTGAGGGTCCAGGAGTTGATGGTGCCGGTGTTGCCCGTCGCGTAGTCCTTGACGCTCAGGCGCCAGGTTCCGTTGGCCGGTTCGGTGTCGAGGTCGACCGTGTAGGTGTGTTTGAGGTCGGCGCCGGAGTCTCCGGTGCGTTTGAGGACGTAGTAGGTGCCGTCGGGGGCGTAGAGGTAGATCGACAGTTCGCCTCGGTTGGGGTGGGTGATGTCGACGGTTGTTTGGCTGGTGGTTGAGGCGTTGCCGGTGCAGCCGGAGACGGTGATGTCGCTGGTGACGATGGCGTTGTCCCGCAACGTGACGGGGTTGGCGTTGGTGGCCGGGTCGCAGGTGGGTGGGTCGGTGGGGGTGCCGCCCCAGATGGTGTTGACCCATTCGGGGTGGTCGATGAAGGGGTTGCGGTTGTGTTGGTACTTGGAGTAGATGACCTCGTTGCGGTTCTTCTCGAAGGTTGAGGGTGGGTCTTGGGCCGACCATTCTTTGAGGACGGACAGGCGGCCGTGGAACGGGGCGGAGTTGTTCTCGACCTTGTCGTTGGGTTCGAGGTTGGCGAAGGCGTCTTCGCCTTCGTAGCGGACCGCCATGTAGAGGATCATGCGGGCCACGTCGCCCTTGTCGGCGTCGCGGGGTTCGAAGGAGTCGGAGTCGTAGAAGTTGCCCGGGGCTTGGGTGACTTCTTTGCCGCCGTTGTCGAAGTCGAGGTTGTTGCGGGTGGAGTTGACGACCGGGTTGGCGGGGCGGAGGTGGTGGATGTCGGTGCCGGGTCCGATGGTGGTGCCGAAGTCGCCGTGGCTCTTGGCCCATACGTGTTCGCGGTTCCAGTCGCTGCTGGACGCGGGGACGGAGGTGCCGTTGTAGATGAGGACGACTTTGCTGGGGTCGGACGGGTCGGCGTCGGTTTCCTTGAGGGCCTCTTTGGCTTCGCTGTAGGAGAGTTGGTCGTTGCCGCTGATGATGTCGTTGAGGCCGGACTTGAGGGCTTCGCCGGTGAGGCCGTCGACGGCGTCGTAGTAGCCGTCGGGGATGGCGGTGGGTTCGTGGGCGGACGCTGGGGCGGCCAGGAGGAGGTAGGAGCCGGTGAGTAGAGCCGCTGTGAGCAGGGCAGGGCGGAGTGTGGGGCGCATGGGGTATTCCTTGCCGGGGGCGATAGGGGGTTGCTATCGAGGAATGTCAATCTGTTCTCAGCGTTACAGGCGTACGGTTGGCGCGCGTCGGCCGAAAGGATGGTGCACTTGCGACAAACCACTGAAGACCGGGGATGGTGGGGACGTGAAAACGGGCCGAGGCGTACAGCCTCGGCCCGTTGAAGAGGGGGCGGTTACTTTCCGGCGCCCACCAGTTCGCGCTCGGGGGCGGGTTCGGGGTCTTCGCCTTCCTTCACGCCGTACTTCGCGTAGAAGATGCCGAGAAACCGGGGTGCCCACCAGTTGGCGCGCCCCAGGATGCGCATGGTCGCGGGGACCAGGAGCATGCGGACCAGGGTCGCGTCGACGAAGATCGCCACCGCCATGCCGATGCCGATCATCTTCAGGAAGACGATGCCTCCCATGGCGAAGGAGACCACGACGACGATCAGCAGGAGGGCGGCGGAGGTGATGATGCCGCCGGTGCGCTGGAGTCCGGTGAGCACCGAGGCGGTGTTGTCACCGGTGCGGTCCCATTCCTCGCGGACCCGGGACAGTAGGAAGACCTCGTAGTCGGTGGAGAGTCCGAACAGGAGGAC containing:
- a CDS encoding AfsR/SARP family transcriptional regulator, yielding MAPRFRLLGPVHLDGDVRAITPATHLRRGLLVSLATRPNHTIAFERLLDCLWTEPTRSARSNLRTQLSLLRKDLESAQPGLSQRLTVIRGSRSSGGDGGGVRLDASDDEIDVLWAQDLLNSAIEYLRGQPQRLSQVEERCRHALGYFSGDIGVDLPSTAWFDEHRERVRRLRLSLLETQCTVQLLSDRPAALLRDLADELESFPFREPLWRLLITGPAIGGDIQQSLSTFNRCRMTYGELGLDPPGKLIALQRPLLDNDTDVLRKLLREG
- a CDS encoding ABC transporter ATP-binding protein codes for the protein MRNSDVDGVALEITELDYAIGNRRLFSGLELSVAIGETLAVLGPSGSGKSTLLSCVLGLLRPDRGSVRVAGTEITKLGSRGLAKTRAESIGMVFQFGELLPELSPVENVALAAMLARKASADIYQRAQALLDELGVPEAKTSASLSGGERQRTAVARALINSPVLLLADEPTGALDAEARDKTAGMLFDVPKRHSCGMLLVTHDLAVAARADRVVSIVDGALETVSIKEAVS
- a CDS encoding proprotein convertase P-domain-containing protein; translated protein: MRDNAIVTSDITVSGCTGNASTTSQTTVDITHPNRGELSIYLYAPDGTYYVLKRTGDSGADLKHTYTVDLDTEPANGTWRLSVKDYATGNTGTINSWTLNLG